CCGCGCACGGGTGATGAGCGAACTGGTCCCTCGCCTGATCGATCTCGCCCGGCAAGCCAAATCCCATGACCTCAATTTCACTGTTGATGCCGAGGAAGCAGACCGGCTGGAATTGTCGCTCGACGTGATAGCGGCAGCGCTTGGCGATTCATCGCTTGCAGGCTGGGACGGTTTTGGCCTGGCGATCCAAGCCTACCAGAAGCGAGCCGTTGGCGTGATCGAATACGTCGACCGTCTCGCACGCAGCCTCGACCGCAAAATGATGGTGCGGTTGGTCAAGGGCGCCTATTGGGACACCGAGATCAAGCGCGCGCAGGAACGCGGGCTCGACGGCTATCCCGTGTTCACCCGAAAGGCGATGACCGATCTGAACTTCCTCGCCTGCGCAAAACAATTGCTGGCGTTGCGACCGCGGATTTTTCCGCAGTTCGCGACGCATAATGCGCTGACGGTCGCAACCATCCTCGAACTGGCAACGGACCAGAGCGGATTCGAATTCCAGCGGCTGCACGGCATGGGCGAGGCGCTCTATGCGAAGCTCGGAGAGGATCGCCCCGACATCGCCCATCGCACCTATGCGCCGGTCGGCAGCCACCGTGATCTGCTGGCCTACCTGGTGCGGCGATTGCTGGAGAATGGTGCCAATTCATCCTTTGTCGCGCTCGCCGCCGACGAGGCGGTGCCGGTGTCGCAATTGCTGCGGCGTCCGGCCGACATCGTCGGCAGCGCAGACGGAGCCGCGCATCCCAAAATCCCGTTGCCGCGCGATCTCTACGGGCCCGAACGGAAGAATTCCCGCGGGATTGAATTCGGCGAACGCACGGCGCTGGAGCAACTCGCCTCAGACATCGCCGCCGCACCAACACTGGCATCGCAGAGCATCACCGACGCAACCGAGAGCGTGGCCAATGCGGCGGTAGCGGCTGCGCGCGACGGCTTCAAGCATTGGGCCAGAACGCCGGCCGCGACGCGCGCAGCGGCGCTGGAGAAGGCCGCCGGTTTGCTGGAGCAGCGCGCGGCGCATTTCATCGCGCTGCTGCAACGCGAGGGTGGCAAGACACTCGACGATTCGATCTCGGAAGTCCGCGAAGCCGTGGATTTCTGCCGTTACTATGCCGCGCAGGGACGCGAATTGTTCGGCGAAGGCAAGGCAATGCCGGGACCGACGGGCGAGAGCAACATGCTCTGCCTGCGCGGCCGCGGCGCCTTCGTCGCAATCTCGCCGTGGAATTTTCCGCTGGCGATCTTCCTCGGTCAAGTTACGGCGGCCTTGATGGCGGGCAATGCCGTAGTTGCGAAGCCGGCCGAGCAGACGCCGCTGATTGCGGCTGAAGCCATCAGGCTGTTGCATGAAGCCGGCGTGCCGGCGTCGGCGCTGCATCTGGTGGCAGGCGACGGCCGCATCGGCGGCATGCTGGTGGCGCATCCCGATATCGCCGGCGTCGTCTTCACCGGCTCGACCGAAGTCGCGCGGACGATCAACCGCGCTCTCGCTGCCAAGGATGGACCGATCGTGCCGCTGATCGCGGAGACCGGCGGCATCAATGCGATGATCGTCGATGCCACCGCCCTGCCCGAACAGGTCGCCGACGACGTGGTGACCTCGGCGTTCCGCTCCGCCGGACAGCGCTGCTCGGCGCTGCGGCTGTTGTTCCTGCAGGACGACGTCGCCGACCGGATGATCGAGATGATAGCGGGCGCGGCGCGCGAACTCGTCATCGGCGATCCCGCAAATCCCGCCACGCATATCGGCCCGGTAATCGACGCCGAGGCCAGGCAGCGGCTGGACGCGCATATCGAACGCATGAAGCAGGAAGCTCGGGTGCACTTTGCCGGTCGCGCACCACAAGGCAATTACGTTGCGCCGCATGTTTTCGAATTGCCCGATGCCGGCCAGCTCACGGAAGAGGTATTCGGCCCGGTGCTGCATGTGGTGCGCTACCGCGCCGACCGGTTCGATCAGGTGCTGCAAGCGATCGAGCGTTCGGGTTACGGGCTGACGCTCGGCATCCATTCCCGGATCGACGATACGGTCGAAGATGCGATCGAGCGACTGCAAGTCGGCAATATCTACGTCAACCGCAACATGATCGGCGCCGTCGTCGGCGTGCAGCCGTTCGGCGGCCATGGGTTATCCGGCACCGGCCCCAAGGCTGGCGGGCCGCATTATCTGGCACGTTTTGCAACCGAGCAGACAGTGACCATCAATACCGCCGCAGCCGGCGGAAATGCAGCGCTGATGTCCGGCGGGGAGTAGTTGCATCACTTTCCAGGATGGGCCAAATGACGTTTGAACCTGATCGCTCATAGCGGTAATTCAACCGGAACGACAAACGTCACGGAGCGGCGCCACGATGGAAAAGGGTATTTTTGAAGGCCTCAAGGTTCTGGATTGCGCGAGCTTCATCGCAGCGCCTGCCGCCGCCACCGTGCTGTCGGATTTCGGCGCCGACGTCATCAAGATCGAGCCGCCCGGCGCCGGCGACCCCTATCGCAACTTGCCGAACCTGCCGGGCTATCCCCACAGCGAGCATAATTTCGCGTGGATGCTGGAAGCGCGCAACAAGAAGAGCCTCGCACTCGATCTCTCGAAGCCCGAGGGCCAGGCGGTGCTGCATCGGCTGGCCGCGCAAGCCGACGTCTTCATCACCAACTATCCGCCGCAGGTGCGCGAGCGACTCGCCATCGCCCACGCCCATCTGGCGCCCCACAACGAACGCCTGATCTATGCCTCCTTCACCGGCTATGGCGAAAAGGGCGAAGAGGCCAACAAGCCCGGCTTCGACAGCAATGCCTATTGGGCGCGGTCGGGCCTGATGGACCTGGTGCGGGCGGACGAACGCACCACGCCGGCACGCTCGATCGCCGGCATGGGTGACCACCCTTGCGCGATGGCATTTTACGGCGCGATCGTCACCGCACTCTACAAGCGCGAACGCACCGGCAAGGGCTCGCATGTCAGCTCCAACCTGATGGCCAATGGCGTCTGGGCGGCTTCGGTGCTGGCGCAGGCAAAACTGGTCGGCGCGAAATTCGGCGAACGCCGACCACGCGAGCGCGCGCTCAACGCGGTCACCAACCACTACCAGTGCAAGGACGGACGCTGGTTGATCCTCTCCCTGCTCAATGAGGACCGGCAATGGCCGACGCTGGCGCGCTGCCTCGGCCGCGAGGATCTCGTCACCGATGCGAGGTTCGAGACCAGGAAGGAGCGTCATGCGCGATCAGTGGAGCTGATCAAAATTTTCGACGAGACCTTTGCGACCAGGGACCTCGCCGAATGGCGCAAGATCCTTGACGGCAACGGCCTGGTGTTCGGCGTCGTCGGCATCCTCGACGATATCCCGAACGACAAGCAGATGATCGAGAACGAGGTGCTGGTGCCATTCGAGAACGACACCATGCTCACCATCAGCAGCCCGATCTGGGTCGACGGCAGCCGGAAGGTCCAGCCGCGCAAGCCCCCCGGGCTCGGCGAGCACAGCGACGAAATTTTGCGCAACGCCGGTTATGACGAAACAGCGATCGGCAAGCTGCGCGCGGCCGGCGCAGTGGCTTGAGGTAACGAGCCATGCCCAGCTATCGCCTGCATTACTTCCCGGAGTCGGGAAACAGCTACAAGCTCGCGCTGATGTTGACCCTATGCGGCCAGACCTTTGAGCCGGTCTGGACCGATTTCGGCGGCGGCGTGACGCGGACGCCGGAATGGCGGCGTGACGTCAACGCGATGGGCGAAATTCCCGTGCTCGAGGTCGACGGCGAACGCCTGACCCAGACCGCGCCGATCCTGCTCATGCTGGCAAAGCAATTAGGCCGGTTCGGCGCTGAGACCGAGCAGGAACATTTCGAACTGCTGCGCTGGTTGTTCTGGGACAACCACAAGCTCACCGGCTACATGGCGACCTATCGCTATCTACGGACGTTTACGCCATCGCCGGACGAGCATGTGCTGAAACATTATCGCAGGCGTATCGACGATTACCTGTCGATCCTCGAGCAGCACATGCAGAAGAATGCATTCGCGATCGGCGAGCGGCCGACGGTGGCCGACATATCGATGATGGCCTATCTGCATTATCCCGCCGACGAGACCGGCTATGATCTGGCCGCGAGCCACCCCGCGATCAGCGCCTGGCTCGCGCGGATGGCGCAACTGCCGGGCTGGAAATCGGCCTATGATCTGTTGCCCGGCAAGCGCCTGACGCATTACGCCAAATAATCACTCAGCGGTTGAGCCAGGCCCAGGCGATGCCGAACACGATCACGCCAGCAATGACGGTGACCGCGATCGCCCAGGTGCTGACACGGAAAGCACTTACCGCTTCGCGCTTGGCTTCGTTCGCCGCAATCTCGCGATTGCGCTGCTTGTTTTCCTGGTCGGAAGAGCTCATCGGCGGTCTCCGCTCAGCTTGCTGCTGCCGCTGTTCGTACCTTACCATCAATTGATGACGGCCGGTCAGCCCGGGAACCGTTGCTAACGGCTTTTGACGAAGCACATGCCGATGCGTGAGGTTTTGCCGGCGGCCTGACAGGTCAGTCCCTCGGCGCAGGTCCAGTCGCGAAAACTTCCGTCGTTGCCGGCGGCCGGTTTGCCCTGCACATAGCAATGCGCGCCCCAGCCGTCGTAATAATTGGTGCCGGCGAGCTCGGTGCTGCTGCGCAATTGCGGGCGGCTGGCGAACCCGCGCGAGTAGTCCGGCGGCTTGCCGTCGCGGAGCGCTGCAAGAATGTCGCGGCGGCGGACCTGGTCGCCGAAGAAATGTGGCGACGCCGGCACGACGGTCGTATTCGACGGCTTGTCCGCCATCCAGTCGACGCCGGGGAAGTGAAAGCCGCCGATGCCGCGCGTCTGGTGGCAGCCGGCACAGGTCACATCGTTGAGCCGCCGTTCGAACCCGGCAGGCGAGCGGATGTTTTGCAGCTTCACACCACCTTCCGTCGCTCTCCTGAGCGCGGCCACGACGTCCGCCTCGCTGAACACGGCGCCCTCGCCCTGCAGCAGCCCGAATTCCGGCTCCAGATCCGATGGATCGAACCCAACCGGCGTTGGCGCAATCGCGCCATTGGCGAGGAATTTTTCCGGGATCAGCACGGTGCCGCGATCGAACGCTGCGAGATTGATGGGATCGAGCAGCCATGCCCTGAACTCGCGCTTGAGGCCATCGTCGGCCAGAAGGCGCGGGCGGTCGATCTGGTTTTCCATCGGAGATTCCGCGAAGATCCGCGCGTCCCGATCGTAGCGAAACACCTTAAGCAGATAGTCGGTGCGGAAATCGCGGACCGAAGATTTCGGCGCGTGCGCAATCTGCAGATTGGTTTCGATGCGGTCGATATTCTCGTGGCTGATCAGGTCGAGCGGGCCATCCTCTGCCCGCAGCGTGCCGCCGAGCGGCGCGGCGAGCCAGCGATTGGCAATTTCGGAGCAGGTGATCGTGGATCCCTCAGCTTTCGCTTTCAGCACGAGGTTCAGCGTCATCGGCAGCCGCGGCGGCGGAGCGTTATCGCCGGCCGCCTTGTTGATCCGCGTCAGGCGGTAGATCAGGCGGATCTCGCCACAGCCCGCTTCCGCGGCGTAAGTGCGGTCCATGCGGTTGACGATACCGGCCAGCACAAACCGCGTCTCTGCCGAATAAAGCAGCGTGCGGTCGAACAATTGGAAATCAAAGCCCTCGCCGACGCCGATCGTCTCCTTTGGCAAGTTTGCCTGGTGCCGCGCGATATAGCGATCGAACTCGCCATCGATGGCCTGCCGGACCGGCACTATCGACGGCAAGGTGAACAACGCGCTGTTGGCGAGCGGAATATCAGCCGACCGCTCCGGCAGCAGCATGCGATCGATGCGGAATTTTCCGCCATCGAGCTCGCGCAGTGTGGCGGGATCGGTAATCGCTGTTCCGCGCTCCAGCGCCGCATCTTGTGCCGCATACGCCGGCAAAGCAGCGCAAAGCATTGCAAATACGATGGCAAGAAATCGGGGCGCGAGGCTCATGCCTCAAGTAACACCGCGCAATGAGACCTATTCAAGAAAAAAGGCGCCTCACATCGCCGTGAAGCGCCTTCCTGTTCGCATA
This portion of the Bradyrhizobium sp. AZCC 2262 genome encodes:
- a CDS encoding CaiB/BaiF CoA transferase family protein, whose product is MEKGIFEGLKVLDCASFIAAPAAATVLSDFGADVIKIEPPGAGDPYRNLPNLPGYPHSEHNFAWMLEARNKKSLALDLSKPEGQAVLHRLAAQADVFITNYPPQVRERLAIAHAHLAPHNERLIYASFTGYGEKGEEANKPGFDSNAYWARSGLMDLVRADERTTPARSIAGMGDHPCAMAFYGAIVTALYKRERTGKGSHVSSNLMANGVWAASVLAQAKLVGAKFGERRPRERALNAVTNHYQCKDGRWLILSLLNEDRQWPTLARCLGREDLVTDARFETRKERHARSVELIKIFDETFATRDLAEWRKILDGNGLVFGVVGILDDIPNDKQMIENEVLVPFENDTMLTISSPIWVDGSRKVQPRKPPGLGEHSDEILRNAGYDETAIGKLRAAGAVA
- a CDS encoding glutathione S-transferase family protein: MPSYRLHYFPESGNSYKLALMLTLCGQTFEPVWTDFGGGVTRTPEWRRDVNAMGEIPVLEVDGERLTQTAPILLMLAKQLGRFGAETEQEHFELLRWLFWDNHKLTGYMATYRYLRTFTPSPDEHVLKHYRRRIDDYLSILEQHMQKNAFAIGERPTVADISMMAYLHYPADETGYDLAASHPAISAWLARMAQLPGWKSAYDLLPGKRLTHYAK
- the putA gene encoding bifunctional proline dehydrogenase/L-glutamate gamma-semialdehyde dehydrogenase PutA; this translates as MPARPPFPPPFSAPYAPDDRAMAARLLGAAGLDTAQEKRIDRTATRLIEAIRANDDPLGGVEDMLREFALSTKEGLALMVLAEALLRVPDARTADQFIEDKLAQGDFVHHETRSSAFLVNASAWALGMSARVIQPGETPQGTIGRLTKRLGAPAVRAATRQAMRLMGNHFVLGETIEAALSRAQPHSSRHQRYSFDMLGEGARTADDAVRYFNSYASAIEAIGRTAGDRPLPDRPGISVKLSALHPRFEAVSRARVMSELVPRLIDLARQAKSHDLNFTVDAEEADRLELSLDVIAAALGDSSLAGWDGFGLAIQAYQKRAVGVIEYVDRLARSLDRKMMVRLVKGAYWDTEIKRAQERGLDGYPVFTRKAMTDLNFLACAKQLLALRPRIFPQFATHNALTVATILELATDQSGFEFQRLHGMGEALYAKLGEDRPDIAHRTYAPVGSHRDLLAYLVRRLLENGANSSFVALAADEAVPVSQLLRRPADIVGSADGAAHPKIPLPRDLYGPERKNSRGIEFGERTALEQLASDIAAAPTLASQSITDATESVANAAVAAARDGFKHWARTPAATRAAALEKAAGLLEQRAAHFIALLQREGGKTLDDSISEVREAVDFCRYYAAQGRELFGEGKAMPGPTGESNMLCLRGRGAFVAISPWNFPLAIFLGQVTAALMAGNAVVAKPAEQTPLIAAEAIRLLHEAGVPASALHLVAGDGRIGGMLVAHPDIAGVVFTGSTEVARTINRALAAKDGPIVPLIAETGGINAMIVDATALPEQVADDVVTSAFRSAGQRCSALRLLFLQDDVADRMIEMIAGAARELVIGDPANPATHIGPVIDAEARQRLDAHIERMKQEARVHFAGRAPQGNYVAPHVFELPDAGQLTEEVFGPVLHVVRYRADRFDQVLQAIERSGYGLTLGIHSRIDDTVEDAIERLQVGNIYVNRNMIGAVVGVQPFGGHGLSGTGPKAGGPHYLARFATEQTVTINTAAAGGNAALMSGGE